The genomic interval CATTCAGCACTTCTTGAGGGCTAGAGCAGTTAAACAAAGGTAACTTCCACAATGTCCAGTAGTAGGTTTCTGCATTTGAGTCTTCGTTAAACTCAACCGCCGGGTGGTAGCCCTGGTCAATGGTGTACTGGATTTGACGAGCGATTTGGGCATCGCTGAGCGGAGGCAGATAGGAAAAAGTCTCGTAACGACGCTCTTTAGGTAGGGTCTTCATGATGTCCTCAAAATTACATTGGAGTGATAAGCGTTAGGTGGCAAACTGATACCGATTAACTACCACCGATCGAGTTCGGAGTCAGATTCTGGCTCCACTTCGGAGTCGGATTCTACTTCAGGGTGCTGATTGGAAGCCGTCGGATCGATCTGCGTCATGCGTTCTAATTGCTGAGTTCGCTGCTGCAAATTTGCCTGCTGAATCCCACTGCGAAGCATTTCCGGCAAATAATCAGCAACCTCTTCAGCAATATGCTCGCGCACAGTCAGCAAGCGAAAGGCTAACCGTTGCTCTTCTTTAAAGAGGGCTGCCAGGTAGGCTTCGCTATCTTGAATACTGACCCGATGAGTAAACTGGCGTAACCAGTAAGCTCGCTTCGGTTCAGTTTCATCCAACTGGGCAATTACCACCCGCAACGCCTGATAGGTCACGTAACTGACCAGCGTTTTGGTTGTGTCTTTGGCAATCTGCTTGAGATCCATAGGGGGAAGGGATGAGGGCGGCGGAATGAGAGATGAAGATGTTGTTTGAAGCCTGGGAGATTTAGAGCCGAGATGAGCATTCTATTTGTCCCCCATCTCCCCTGTCTCATCCCATTTTTCATCCCCCATCCCCTATCCTTCATCCCTTGTCATCAGACGGTATCAACAGCCTCAAACTCGAACTTGATTTCCTTCCACAGTTCACAAGCAGCAGCTAGTTCAGGACTCCAGCGGCAAGCATCACGGATGATATCGCCACCTTCGCGCATCAGGTCACGACCTTCATTCCGGGCTTGAACGCAAGCTTCCAGCGCAACCCGGTTTGCCGTTGCACCGGGAGCATTGCCCCAGGGGTGACCCAGCGTCCCACCACCAAATTGCAATACGGAGTCATCGCCAAAGATTTCTACGAGGGCAGGCATGTGCCAAACGTGAATACCGCCAGATGCTACTGCCATGACACCGGGCATGGATGCCCAATCTTGGGTAAAGAAAACACCGCGAGAACGATCCTGCTCGATGTAGTTTTCCCGTAGCAGATCGATGAAACCAAGGGTGATTGCCTTGTCGCCTTCCAGTTTGCCGACCACAGTTCCAGTGTGGATGTGGTCACCACCGGACATCCGCAAGCACTTTGCCAGCACCCGGAAGTGAATCCCGTGGTTCTTTTGTCTGTCGATGACAGCGT from Kovacikia minuta CCNUW1 carries:
- a CDS encoding ribulose bisphosphate carboxylase small subunit, encoding MKTLPKERRYETFSYLPPLSDAQIARQIQYTIDQGYHPAVEFNEDSNAETYYWTLWKLPLFNCSSPQEVLNEVQQCRQEYGNSYIRIVAFDNIKQCQVMSFIVHKPGTSGSSGGSNYRY
- the rcbX gene encoding RuBisCO chaperone RbcX, whose product is MDLKQIAKDTTKTLVSYVTYQALRVVIAQLDETEPKRAYWLRQFTHRVSIQDSEAYLAALFKEEQRLAFRLLTVREHIAEEVADYLPEMLRSGIQQANLQQRTQQLERMTQIDPTASNQHPEVESDSEVEPESDSELDRW